A single Actinomadura algeriensis DNA region contains:
- a CDS encoding rod shape-determining protein: protein MWDFAGRDTAIDLGSATVRMHVEKNGVVCREPSLLARSRQTGRILALGTPAREMAGRNPDVTLVRPIREGAPTETDEAEWLMRRLVRHHHRKHYMARPRVVATVPSGMTSVHYRALQFAAYQAGARRLTLVPTPIAAAIGMGMTSAGRPEVAVIADIGADLTDVGVIAFGGLVTSHTATVGGAEMDRAIIRLVRREQGVALSMAAAEEAKLEVGAVPPLGRRPARQIVVTGRDVSSGLPRQVVLTTADVQRAIEAPLARIIEAIRAGLTGCGPEVSGDLLSVGVTLTGGCAKLPGLDRLIRERVGLGARVGDDTGDAAVLGAAEVLRSAGGEEPSARDSSPRPQVLTTVPDYLPEYQPEY, encoded by the coding sequence ATGTGGGACTTCGCGGGCCGTGACACCGCTATCGACCTGGGCAGCGCGACCGTGCGGATGCACGTCGAGAAGAACGGCGTGGTCTGCCGGGAGCCGTCGCTGCTCGCCCGTTCGCGGCAGACGGGCCGGATCCTGGCGCTGGGGACCCCGGCGCGGGAGATGGCGGGCCGCAACCCCGACGTCACCCTCGTGCGCCCGATCCGGGAAGGCGCGCCGACGGAGACCGACGAAGCCGAGTGGCTGATGCGCCGCCTCGTGCGGCATCACCACCGAAAGCACTACATGGCGCGGCCCCGCGTGGTCGCGACCGTCCCGAGCGGCATGACCTCGGTGCACTACCGGGCCCTGCAGTTCGCCGCCTACCAGGCGGGGGCACGGCGGCTCACGCTGGTGCCCACGCCGATCGCCGCGGCCATCGGGATGGGCATGACCTCCGCCGGACGTCCCGAGGTGGCCGTCATCGCCGACATCGGCGCGGACCTCACCGACGTCGGCGTCATCGCCTTCGGCGGCCTGGTCACCTCGCACACCGCCACGGTCGGCGGCGCGGAGATGGACCGGGCGATCATCCGGCTGGTCCGGCGCGAGCAGGGCGTGGCGCTGTCCATGGCCGCCGCCGAGGAGGCCAAGCTCGAGGTCGGCGCGGTGCCGCCGCTGGGCCGCCGGCCCGCCAGGCAGATCGTGGTGACCGGACGGGACGTGTCCAGCGGCCTGCCGCGCCAGGTCGTGCTGACCACCGCGGACGTGCAGCGCGCGATCGAGGCGCCGCTCGCCCGGATCATCGAGGCGATCCGGGCCGGGCTCACCGGCTGCGGGCCCGAGGTGTCGGGCGACCTGCTGAGCGTCGGCGTCACGCTGACCGGCGGCTGCGCCAAGCTGCCCGGGCTGGACCGGCTGATCCGCGAACGGGTCGGGCTGGGCGCGCGGGTCGGCGACGACACCGGGGACGCCGCCGTGCTGGGCGCCGCCGAGGTGCTGCGCTCGGCGGGCGGCGAGGAACCGTCCGCCCGCGACAGCTCGCCGCGCCCGCAGGTCCTCACGACCGTCCCGGACTACCTGCCCGAATACCAGCCCGAATACTGA
- a CDS encoding DUF5954 family protein, protein MSFEEMAGHDLINVVRDLGPVEAVRDQEAAERMRAYPKIIAAGPPEFGLAEQADGAWRILSLDSMDPYEARIDLAIRLRDAAAKADPAPRARMRALADVFDPEDLDAPARTECAVDGRRYRIVRVPPFARLGTDGPEPARATDVEGGPVDGFRLDPAAPVGPADATLRLELLGLVPDPGSVPDDERREALEAVRAYPGVVLLPPLFAVVEDRDDHWRPITGGTGPQDARRALSHYFRRTLPRLPPPETPPPSPGELAEYARAADRIDAERGVEFVACGRRFRIARVARMIRVGPDGPEPARPSDEVPLE, encoded by the coding sequence ATGTCCTTCGAGGAGATGGCCGGACACGATCTGATCAACGTCGTCCGGGACCTGGGGCCGGTCGAGGCCGTCCGCGACCAGGAGGCCGCCGAGCGGATGCGCGCCTACCCCAAGATCATCGCCGCGGGCCCGCCGGAGTTCGGGCTCGCCGAGCAGGCGGACGGCGCCTGGCGCATCCTGTCGCTCGACTCCATGGATCCCTACGAGGCCCGCATCGACCTGGCGATCCGCCTGCGGGACGCGGCCGCGAAGGCGGACCCGGCGCCGCGCGCGCGGATGCGCGCCCTCGCCGACGTCTTCGACCCGGAGGACCTCGACGCGCCCGCCCGCACCGAGTGCGCCGTGGACGGGCGGCGGTACCGGATCGTGCGGGTGCCGCCCTTCGCCCGGCTCGGCACCGACGGCCCGGAACCGGCCCGCGCCACCGACGTCGAGGGCGGCCCGGTCGACGGGTTCCGGCTCGACCCCGCCGCGCCGGTCGGCCCGGCCGACGCCACGCTCCGGCTCGAACTGCTCGGGCTGGTCCCGGACCCCGGCAGCGTCCCGGACGACGAACGCCGCGAGGCGCTCGAGGCCGTCCGGGCCTACCCCGGCGTCGTGCTGCTGCCGCCGCTGTTCGCCGTGGTCGAGGACCGCGACGACCACTGGCGGCCGATCACCGGAGGCACCGGCCCGCAGGACGCGCGCCGCGCGCTGTCGCACTACTTCCGCCGCACGCTGCCGCGCCTCCCGCCCCCGGAGACGCCCCCGCCGAGCCCCGGCGAACTCGCCGAGTACGCCCGCGCCGCCGATCGGATCGACGCCGAACGCGGCGTCGAGTTCGTCGCGTGCGGCCGCCGCTTCCGCATCGCCCGCGTCGCCCGCATGATCCGCGTGGGCCCCGACGGCCCCGAACCCGCCCGCCCGTCCGACGAGGTCCCCCTGGAGTGA
- a CDS encoding SDR family NAD(P)-dependent oxidoreductase: MSPVPSRVQDDPPDGTDAPAPDELAACLALLDRARLADPDDPRWRAVHDAASLLHRAGKKARKRTRRTDRRRTDLDTLASTARHRDQNPSPNAAPVLPPGPPPTDEPPNDTNPGSTNPGATCPVGALPRGRKPGGTSSGETAPEDGVVDGSPDGALPGGGVGRLRGGRRCYVCKVEYREVHPEYHMLCPGCARENAERRHARCDLRGRRALVTGGRVKIGFHVALKMLRDGAEVMVTTRFPRDAARRFAAVDDSGEWLDRLHVHGVDLLDLPGVAGLLEAVHGRFDHLDVLVNNAAQTIRRPAAYHWEVRAAEALPLDGPAARVAVAEGVRGETALAPPHDALFPAGRTDETGEPLDLRDRNSWSLRLHEVDPAEWLEVQLVNAFAPFLLTSRLRGLLEASPWPDRYVVQVSAMEGSFSRANKTVRHPHTNMAKAALNMMTRTSAADYAASGVHMTSVDTGWVTDERPHPDKAAQRAAGFRPPLDVIDGAARVYDPVVRGVRGERMSGLFLKDYRPVEW, encoded by the coding sequence GTGTCGCCCGTTCCGTCCCGCGTCCAGGACGATCCGCCGGACGGGACGGACGCGCCGGCCCCGGACGAACTCGCCGCGTGCCTCGCGCTGCTGGACCGCGCCCGCCTCGCCGACCCCGACGATCCGCGCTGGCGGGCCGTCCACGACGCCGCGTCCCTGCTGCACCGCGCGGGCAAGAAGGCCCGCAAGCGCACCCGCCGCACCGACCGCCGCCGCACCGACCTCGACACCCTCGCGTCCACCGCCCGCCACCGCGACCAGAACCCCTCCCCGAACGCCGCCCCCGTGCTCCCGCCCGGCCCCCCTCCGACCGACGAACCCCCGAACGACACGAATCCGGGCAGCACGAATCCGGGTGCCACGTGTCCGGTGGGCGCGTTGCCGCGCGGCAGGAAGCCGGGCGGTACCTCGTCCGGCGAGACGGCGCCAGAGGACGGAGTCGTGGACGGCTCGCCGGACGGTGCGTTGCCCGGCGGTGGGGTGGGGCGGCTTCGGGGTGGTAGGCGGTGTTATGTGTGCAAGGTGGAGTATCGGGAGGTTCATCCCGAGTACCACATGCTGTGTCCGGGGTGCGCCCGGGAGAACGCGGAGCGGCGGCATGCGCGGTGCGATCTGCGGGGGCGGCGGGCGCTGGTGACCGGCGGCCGGGTGAAGATCGGCTTTCATGTGGCGCTGAAGATGCTGCGGGACGGCGCCGAGGTGATGGTGACGACGCGGTTCCCGAGGGACGCGGCGCGGCGGTTCGCGGCCGTGGACGACAGCGGCGAGTGGCTCGACCGGCTGCACGTCCACGGGGTCGACCTGCTGGACCTGCCGGGCGTCGCGGGGTTGCTGGAGGCGGTGCACGGGCGGTTCGACCACCTGGACGTCCTGGTCAACAACGCGGCGCAGACCATCCGGCGACCGGCGGCCTACCACTGGGAGGTGCGGGCGGCGGAGGCGCTGCCGCTGGACGGTCCGGCCGCGCGGGTCGCGGTGGCCGAAGGCGTGCGCGGCGAGACGGCATTGGCGCCGCCCCACGATGCCCTGTTCCCGGCGGGGCGGACGGACGAGACGGGCGAACCGCTCGACCTGCGCGACCGCAACAGCTGGAGCCTGCGGCTGCACGAGGTGGACCCGGCCGAGTGGCTGGAGGTCCAGCTGGTGAACGCGTTCGCGCCGTTCCTGCTGACGTCGCGGCTGCGGGGCCTGCTGGAGGCGTCGCCGTGGCCGGACCGGTACGTGGTGCAGGTGTCGGCGATGGAGGGCAGCTTCTCGCGGGCGAACAAGACCGTCCGGCATCCGCACACGAACATGGCCAAAGCTGCGCTGAACATGATGACGCGCACGTCGGCGGCCGACTACGCGGCGTCGGGCGTCCACATGACCAGCGTCGACACCGGCTGGGTCACCGACGAGCGGCCGCACCCGGACAAGGCCGCGCAGCGGGCGGCGGGGTTCCGGCCGCCGCTGGACGTGATCGACGGCGCGGCCCGCGTGTACGACCCGGTCGTGCGGGGCGTGCGCGGGGAGCGGATGTCCGGGCTCTTCCTGAAGGACTACCGACCCGTGGAGTGGTGA
- a CDS encoding leucine-rich repeat domain-containing protein, whose protein sequence is MEPTPVRCPAIEHPDVPAVDPAGLDPLLARLADGAPVSGDEPFPLGTLRADGRVDLCKQGLGAAGVARVLPAVTASSHAEHVLLGTNAIGDEGARTIAGALVPGHGLKTLYLGCNRIGAEGAAALAGALASDGEVRGLWLKRNPVGDDGVRELAGMLRRNASVRTLDLVNTGVGLDGLRALLDALTVRDVRLERLFVGGNGLGPEAAGPLAALVRDAGVRELYAPANHLGDAGAAAIARAVDAGRPVRLGLGGNGLGPDGARALAGALRGIEALDLGRPPSQRALGAPSNETGDAGAAALAEALPDGPLRRLELRHTGVTGRGAKALLARVDERTRLEYVGFGPGVPRKVKRALAGRLRPAARPHEDLRAIASVYR, encoded by the coding sequence ATGGAACCGACCCCCGTACGCTGCCCGGCGATCGAGCACCCGGACGTGCCGGCCGTCGATCCCGCCGGGCTCGATCCGCTGCTGGCGCGGCTGGCGGACGGCGCCCCGGTGAGCGGGGACGAGCCGTTCCCGCTGGGGACGCTGCGCGCCGACGGACGGGTCGACCTGTGCAAGCAGGGGCTCGGGGCGGCGGGCGTCGCGCGGGTCCTCCCGGCGGTGACGGCGTCTTCGCATGCCGAGCACGTCCTGCTGGGGACGAACGCGATCGGCGACGAGGGCGCGCGGACGATCGCGGGCGCGCTCGTCCCCGGGCACGGCTTGAAGACCCTGTACCTGGGGTGCAATCGCATCGGGGCGGAGGGGGCGGCGGCCCTCGCGGGGGCGCTCGCGTCGGACGGGGAGGTGCGGGGGCTGTGGCTGAAGCGCAATCCGGTCGGCGATGACGGGGTGCGCGAGCTCGCGGGGATGCTGCGGCGGAACGCCTCCGTCCGGACGCTCGATCTGGTGAACACCGGTGTCGGCCTCGATGGGTTGCGGGCCCTGCTCGACGCGTTGACGGTGCGGGACGTCCGGCTGGAGCGGCTGTTCGTCGGGGGCAACGGGCTCGGGCCGGAGGCGGCGGGGCCGCTGGCCGCACTGGTGCGGGACGCCGGGGTGCGGGAGCTGTACGCGCCCGCGAACCACCTGGGCGACGCCGGCGCGGCGGCGATCGCGCGGGCCGTGGACGCGGGACGTCCCGTGCGGCTGGGCCTCGGCGGCAACGGGCTCGGGCCGGACGGCGCGCGGGCGCTCGCCGGTGCCCTGCGCGGGATCGAGGCGCTCGACCTGGGGCGTCCGCCGTCGCAGCGGGCACTCGGCGCGCCGTCGAACGAGACCGGGGACGCGGGCGCGGCCGCGCTGGCCGAGGCGTTGCCGGACGGCCCGCTGCGGCGGCTGGAGCTGCGGCACACCGGGGTCACCGGGCGGGGCGCGAAGGCGCTGCTGGCGCGGGTGGACGAGCGGACGCGGCTGGAGTACGTGGGGTTCGGGCCGGGCGTGCCGCGGAAGGTGAAGCGGGCGCTGGCGGGACGGCTGCGTCCGGCGGCCCGCCCGCACGAGGACCTGCGCGCGATCGCGAGCGTCTACCGGTGA